Part of the Ignavibacterium album JCM 16511 genome, GAACCAGACGTAATCTTAGGACTTTGCTGTCCTCCGCTAACTGTACAAACTGGATTATTCTCATATGGGTTTTGTGACCATTGTGAAAAATTATTTACTGTTGTAATCAGAATTAGAAATGTTATTATTATTATTTTTTTTAGCATAATTTTCTCCGAATAGACTGAATATTTATCTTAATAAAATCATCTTCTTTGTTTCACTAAACGAACCAGCATTAATCTTGTAGAAATAAATTCCTGATGAAAGATTCGAAGCATCAAATTCAACTGCATAAACTCCGGCTGGTTTTTCTTCGTTAACAAGTGTAGCTACTTCATTGCCGAGAATATCGTGAACTTTTAAGGTTACCAGATTCCTCACTCCGTTCGGAATGACATACTTAATTTTTGTAGAAGGATTAAAAGGATTAGGACAGTTTTGTGCTAAGGAAAATTCTTTAGGTAAATCTTTATCCTTATCGACACTACTTAAATTTCCACGATCAAGCAGGAACGCTTCTACTAATTCAGGGTTTGATTGATAACCTGTTCCAACAATATATCTTCCATTAGCAGATATACTTTCAGCTATGATAAGTTTTCCAGTAACAGGGATTAAATTTGAATATAGAGTATTTAGATTCTGCATACCCGAATCCGCTGACCAGATGAAAGCATTTGCCATCCCTGTTTCTGTTCGGCTCCAACCTACAACTATTCCGTTATCTGATACAGACGAAGCACTGCTTTTGTTACCTCCTAATGTACCAAGATCTTGCATACCACCTGAAGCAGTCCAAAGGAAAGCATGATCATTATGATTCGAACCATTAGAATACCCTACTATGAAATCTTGGTTTTCAGAAATATTTGTTGCCATACTGAAGTCACCACCGAGTGTTCCGAGATCATCCATTTGATTGCCCACTTTCTTAAAAGCGTGAAATTCAAAATTGCCCGTTTGTGATATTCCGACAATTATAGGATTAACCCCTCCTGAAATTGCAGTGGCTTGACTTGATTCCCCACCAAGTGTTCCGATATCACTTAAAAATGATCCTGCAAAGTAATAATAAGCCCGATCATTTAAGTTGCTATCCTGATAAAACCCAACAACTATGTTACCATCGGGTGAGATATCGTTCGCATATACATGTTCAAATAATCCCAAAGGATCGATATCAAACATTACTCCGTTTGCGTATATAAATGCGCGGGTTTTAAATAATGAGTCACGTGTCGTTCCAGCAATGTTTGCACCAAAATCTGAGACTCCTGCTGCACCGCTATAATTACCTCCCAAAGTTCCAAGATTAACCATACTACCAGTGAAGTCTTGCCATGCAAATCCAATATACATTCCTCCGCTATCTTGCGTTGTCCCAACTACTGTTGATCCATCAGAGGAAACATCAGAAGCTTCGCTTGTATTTCCACCGAGTGTTCCAAGCCAGGTTAGTGATTGGGCATTCACTTTTATAAAAAAAGGTGTAAGCAATAAAAATGTTATTACAATTAAAGAACTTATTTTCATTTTTCCTCCGATTTATTTTAAAACTGTCATTTTTTTTGTTTCAGTAAAGGAACTTGCTTGCAGTTTGTAGAAATAAATTCCTGAAGAAAGTTGTGAAGCATCAAGCTCAACTTCATAAACTCCGGCTGGCTTTTCTTCGTTAACTAGTGTGGCTACTTCGTTGCCAAGAATATCGTAAACTTTTAACACGGTCTGAGCAAGCTCAGACCCTACATTTGGGATTATGAATCTAATTTTTGTAGAAGGATTAAAAGGATTAGGATAGTTTTGTGCTAAGGAAAATTCTGTTGGAATTTGTTTTTCATTTTCAACATCGGTTACAATGTTTAATCTTGCAAAGTTAGATGTGTTACCCCAAAAATCAGTAGCAGTAACAGCTATTGCATCAAGATTAAGATTAGTTGAGTAAGAAAAATTACCATTGCCATCAGTATTTGTTGTTCCGATTCTAAAATATGCAGAGGCAGGCAGTTCAAATTTATTAGCGCTGTAAATATCTATTATTGCATTAGGCAGTGCGTGCTTGCCTGTGATTACTCCGGAATTAAAACTGAGATTAAATGGCTCTCTAATTCTGTTATTAGCTGAAGTATCAACAAAAAGATTTGTCAGAGTGTTTGAATTTAAAATATTGTGTCTAACAGTAATTCGCTCGGGAGAGTAACCCTGCAAGGGAACAATGTCAACTCCAGCAGATCCGTTACCAACTATTGTGTTACCTGTGTAGTTTCCATTTTCATCCTGTCCGATTTTTACTATTCCTACATTCCCAGCAATTAAAATTCCATCTCCTTGATTAGGAAAAGAACCCTGGGCGCCGTCAGTTCCAATTGAATTACCATGAATAATATGACCATTTGTATATGTTTCATCATCATAACCAAAAATGTTAATTCCTTCATTAGTATTTCCTGATATAATATTATCAACTATTTCTGCACTCATCGTCCCATTTGTAATTGTTATCCCTCTACCATTTGGAACAGCAGCAGTTTTATCAGGATTTAAACCAATGATATTATTCTTAATTATGTTATTAGCTGAATAACTTTCCGGTGGTGCACCACTAATAATGATGCCATAAACTGTATTGCCCGAAATAACATTTCCATCATCCCAATTATCACCCCCAATTAAGTTATTATCTGACCCTGCTATTACTATGCCCTGTCCATTACCAACGTCTGTTCTTCCGTCAAATGTAGTTCCGATAAGATTATGTTGAACTTTATTGTTATTGCCTGTACCAATTTCAACCCCGACTACCGCATTTCCACAAATTAGATTTCCGTTTGCCATATCAGCTTTACCAATTTCATTATTACTTCCGGTAACTAAAATTCCATATTGATTTGGCATTAGCGTCCCATCTTGAGTAATTCCAAAATAGTTATTGAATATTTTATTGTTATCTCCACCAACTGCGAGCCCTATAAAACAATTAACAAATTCATTATAATAAGGGAAATCACCAACAATATTATTTTCACCTCCAAGCTCAACTCCATATATTGTTGAAATGCGAAGTCCTCGAATTTTAGTATTGTTTTGAGCCACTATTGCCGTCATACCGCTCAATTCAATTTGATTAGCTCCATCTATTTCGCAAAAGTCTTCAAGAGTGATTGCATCAATTAAATCAATTGTACCAGAAATACTAAAGTTAAATTTTGCAGATGTGTTCCTATTGTGAGCTTCCTCCATAGCTGCTCTAAGTGTGCATCTTCCCAGCGCGTCTCTGCAGATTCCATCTCTTGATTCATCCTGAGGTGTATTGGGATTGTCGTATGCATAGGAATACTGATCGTCTGCCAGGGAATTAATTGTATAAACTTCCTGCGGTTTAATGAATCCTGTAAAAAGGACTAATAAAACCACCACGATAAAAAGAAATAAATTTTTCATCTTAATCACCTTCAAGGATTATTACTTAATTAAAATCATCTTTTTTGTTTCGCTGAATGAACCAGAGCTCAGTCTATAGAAATAAATTCCAGATGATAGTTGTGAAGCATCAAATTCAACTTCATAAACTCCGGCTGGTTTTTCTTCGTTAACTAGTGTTGTCACTTCATTGCCGAGAATGTCGTAAACTTTTAAGATGGTCAGGGCAAGCCTTGACCCTACATTTGGAATTACAAAAGTAATTTTTGTAGAAGGATTGAATGGGTTTGGATAGTTTTGTTCTAATAAAAATTTATCCGGTGAGGTTATCTCGATATCAACAATGTTTGAATATTCGAATGAACCATCAAAATCAATTTGCTTTAATCTATACTGATATTTACCGCTTGAAATTCTTTTATCAACGAATGTATATCTATTTCGCTCAGTAGTCGTTCCGTTTCCTTTGACGAATCCAATACTAATCCAATTATCGCCTAACTCGTTTTTCTTTTCCCGTCTTTGTATTTGAAACCCGGAATTGTTTAACTCAGTTGCTGTTGTCCATTCAAGAAATACTGAATTGCCATTTACATTTGCATTAAAATTCTTCAGTTCAACCGGTACTCCGGCGTTAATTGTTTTAAGAATGGTGCCTTTTTCACCAACAACATAGTATGTAGCAGTATCAACCACCGTAACTCTGAAAAGAGCATTATCAGTACCACTAATCTGTTCCTGCCAATTAATACCACCATCGGAAGAAATTAGAATTTTACCTTCGTCTCCTACGATAATTGCATATTGTGGAGTTACAAACTTTACACTATTATAATTATAAGCTAATTGAATAGCTGATAAAGAATCCCAGCTAACTCCTCCATTGGTTGTTCTGAGAATCAGATAATTATCGCCAACTGCAAGTCCAAGATTATCATCCCAAAAATCAATTCCTCTTAACCAGGTTGTGGTTCCCGAATTTAAGTTAACCCAATTGAGACCACCATCCGAGGTCTTTAAAATCGTTCCACCACTTCCACAAATAAATCCAGTGTTCTGATCATTAAAATCACAATCAAATAATAAAATAGAATTTGAAATTCCGGAATTGGAAAAATTCCAGCTAATTCCACTATTAGTAGTTTTAATTATTGTTCCCCAACTACCAACAGCAAAACCAATGGTATCACTTACAAACTTTAATCTCCACAGGTCATTTGCATTTAATCCGCTAAAAGAATTCCATGTTTCTCCACCATCTGTAGTCTTATGGATAAAGCCGAAACTACCAACAGCTAAAGCATTATTATTATCAAATATGTGAATATCAGTTATAGAAGGATTTGAAATCAGGTTTACATTTTTCTCGACCCAATTTATTCCGCCATTTGTAGTTTTTAGAATAACGCCCTGCCCTCCTGTCGCCATTCCAAAGGAATTGTTAAGAAAATATGAAGAAAAAAGAAACTGGTCAGTACCGTATGTAACTTTATTCCAGCTATCACCACCATTTGTAGTTTTATAGATAGCTCCACCGGAACCTACAATAATGCCGTTGACAGAATCGAAGAATGTTCCTTTTAACAAATCATTATAAGTATCAAATGAAATATTTGTCCAATTATTACCACCATCTGTGGTTTTTAATAATGTGCCTGAATAACCTGTAGCAAATCCGGTGCTAGAATCCTTGAAAAATAACCCGGTAAATCCCCACTGATTATTATTCATAATGTTTGTCCAATTATTACCACCATCTGTGGTTTTAATTATATGTCCCTGAGTTAAATAACCACCGACAGCATAACCAACTTGATTACTAATAAACTTCACATCTCTTAATGTGATGTTTTGACTTAAATTAACACTAAACCAATTGACACCTCCATTCGTCGTTCGAAACATGCCGAAATCGTGTGGAATAAAAGCATTATTTGAATCGAGAATTAATACTCTATTGTTGTTGTAGTAGAAACTTTGACTACTCCAGCTTAATCCACCATTAGTAGTTTTTAAAACCAGGCCCCAATAACCGACAGCAAAACCAAAATTTTCATTTAAGAAATAAATGTCAGTTAAGGTTGTATCTATTCCGGTATTCTGACTTATCCAGCTATTACCACCATTTGTTGTTTTTACTATTAACCCACTATCACCAACTGCATAACCAACATTAGCATTAACAAAAAATAGAGAGTTAAGATTTTTTGGTCTGAATGGTTGAAGAAATTCCCAATTACTTCCTCCATTGGTAGTTTTGAGTAAAGTTCCATAATTCCCAACTGCAAAACCATTGTTCTGACCTATAAATGCAACTGAATTAAGTTGATTACCTTGAGGTAATGGATTCTGCCAAAACCATGCTGGTGATTGTGCAAAGATTTCAGAAATTAATAATAATGTTATAATAACTAAATAAAATTTTTTCATGTTAAACTCCGTCTTAATGATAATCTGCTGAGAGAGAAATTATTCTCTCCCAGCATTTCTCACAGGATGATCATAAATAATCCAAATAAATTAAAGAACGATTATTTAAGTAGTGTCATTTTTTTCGTAAACACTTTATCACCAACCTGCAAACGATAAATATATATTCCACTTGTAAGCGATGACGCATTGAACTCAGTACTGTAATTTCCAGCTTCAAGAAATTGGCTGACTAATACTGCTAATTCATTACCAAGCAGATCATAAACTTTTAGTGTTTGATGATCTGCCACAGGTGACTGCCAACTAATTCTGGTAGTTGGATTAAATGGATTGGGATAGTTTTGCTCTAAAGCAAACACGGTTGGAATTGGTTTTCCGTTTTCCAATGCAACGGAGTTGGGATTGCCGCATATTGTGCCGCCTCCTTGAATAGTCCCTGAAATGCTATCAGCACATATATCTGCACCTACAGATACAGTTAAACTTGCACCTGTGCCGATAGTAAGCATGCTTTGTGGTAAAATGTTTGCGGCAAATCCCAACAGAGCAATGAATAATATTTTTAATTTCATAATTGTTTGCCTTTCTTATTTCAGATGATAAATAAATTTATTCACCAGTGTAGCTAGAAAATTTAACTTCAGCACTGTTCATCATCTGTTCAAGTTTGGCAAGACGCATTTGCACTTCTTTAAGTGCATCCAGCTCTTTTCTTAATTGCTCATTTTCAGATTTTAAGCTTGCAATTTCTTTATCTTTTTCAATTTTAAGGTCCTGAACCGCTTTTACAACTATGGGGAAAAGATTACCCATCGTTGCTTCAAGTTTCTCGGGATTATCCTTTAATACAAGGTTCAGCCATTCTGCATTGGCTTTTGTCTGAGCTTCATCAAGTTCCTGTGCAATAAAACCGGCAGTTGGAGCTTCATTCATTTTGCTGCCGTCATTAACTCCCGATTCGTACCATTCTCTTTTATCCCAATTAAATTCTCTGGGTTTTACATTCATCAAAAAATCAAGACCAAGTGATAAATCTTTAATATTCTTTTTATCACGGGCATCAGAAAGAGATGAAATTGAAGTAACATTACAACGCAAACTCGTGATTGAATTATTACCAAGCGTTATTTGATTGGTTGAGTTTTGTGACGATGGTTGAGCATTATATCCTATCAGAGTAAGATTCGAACCTGTGGTTACAGTGCTTCCGGCAGAATAGCCAATTGCAGTATTAAAGAAACCGGTTGTATTGCCAGACAGTGCAATGGTACCAAATGCAGAATTGCTATAACCACTTGTATTTTCAAAAAGGGCTGACTGACCAAATGCCGAATTCTCATCACCATTATTTTTCTTTAAGGAACCCATTCCAAAAGCAGAATTAAAGAAACCTGTAGTATTTTGATAAAGTGAAGAACCACCATATGCACAATTGTCGTGACCAGTAGTATTATAATATAAGGCAGCCACTCCTGTTGCAGTATTCCCATAACCTTGTGTATTACTGCGAAGTGATGCGTACCCAAACGCAGAATTATTGTAACCAATTGTATTTGGTTGTAAAGAAAAAGACCCAAAAGCAGAGTTATAATTACCAGTGGTAACTAATGATAGTGATGCATTTCCAACAGCGGTATTTTCAACTCCAGTCGTCAACCCTTGAAGTGTGTTAGTTCCAAATGCAATGTTTCCATTAGAAGAACTGGAAAGAGTAAAATTTCCAGAGTTATATCCCAGGAACACGTTATTGTCACCATAAGTGTGCAAGAACCTAAGGCCTGCTTTTGATATAATCCCTGAGGACTGATTGACAGTATTAGGTAAGTTGATATTACTTATGTTAAGAATTTGATCAGTTTCACTTACACTTAACAAGCTATTGTTATTTGAGTTAAATACAGTGAATGAACCATTGGTCCCAACTTTAGCTTCTACATTTTGAGCAAAAGAAAAAGTTGAAAAGAATACAAACAGAACAAGAGAGATTGTTAGAGATTTCATTAAAGTGCCTCCTTTTTGTAAATAGATTGTTATTTGATGAGAATCATTTTTTTGGTCTGAAGGAAGTTACCCGCCTGCAATTCGTAGAAATAAAATCCTGATGAGAGATTTCCTGCATTGAACTCTACTTCATAAACTCCGGCTGGTTTTTCCTCGTTAACCAGTGTTGTCACTTCGTTGCCAAGAATATCGTAAACTTTTAATACTGTCAGGGCGAGCCCTGACCCTACATTTGGAACGACAAAAGTAATTTTTGTAGAAGGGTTGAATGGATTTGGATAGTTCTGTTCTAACACAAAATCGGTTGGAATTACATTGTTATCATCAACATCTGTGGTTTGATTCATAACAAATTCAACTGTATTCACTGCCTGAAAATTTTCATTCATCCCCCCGAGAATATAAAATTTGTTTTTATAAAGAACATCTTCCATATAAGCTCGTTTTGAGCTTATAGTCTGACCGTATAATGTCCATTGATTTGTTGATACATCATATTTATAAATTTTTAGCAAAGTGCCGTTTGAAAACCCGGTTGAACCACCGACCAAATAAATGTTATTGTCTATTGCTCTTAATGAACCACCTGAAACAAATTCAGGTAAATCCGCTAATTGTGTCCAAGTGTTTGATGTTGGATTGTATTTATAGAATAATGAAAGCGACCATCCGGTAATATAAATTTCATTGTTATAAACAGTGGAAGAAGAAAAGCTTGCAGAATTATTAGCACTTGTCAGATTTACCCAACCATTAGTTGATGGATCATATCTTGCAGCAGAGCCATTGTAGAAAGCATAAACATATCCGTTAAGAAATTCCATCGTGTGACCATAGTTCGAAAATACCAAAGGACCATTTGCAAGTTGTGTCCAGGTTTTGGTGCTCAATCTGTAAAGATAAAATTTCCCAGCTCCGCTTGGCCAACCACCAAAAAGAAAAACGCTGTCACCTTTTATAGCAGATTCGAAGCCCCACACATGATCGAACGGTATTGTGTCATAGTAGCTCCAGGAAGTACCATTATATTTATAAATTCTTTTGTATAATTCGGTACCACTAAAATCATTTGAACCGCCGAAGAAATAGATTGAGTCGCCCCAGACTTCTGCAGCTGCATAAGATGCCGGAGTTGGGAGAGCTGGGATTGTCTGTGAAAAGATTGATATGCTAAGAAAAAAATTAACAAGAGCAATTGTTGTAAGAATCTTTTTCATTTTTTATTCCTCTGTGATTAATAAAAAATTTTCGATGCAAAATTAGATTTTTAACAACGCGACTTCTGTCGTTTGTGTTGCAAATTTTTGTGGAATTGTTGTAAAATGTTTAGAACTAAATTTTTATCGAGCTAATCTTTAAAGAAGAAGAGGTTGCTGATGCAACCTCTTCGAATGAATTGATTTACTTAAGCAGAATTAGTTTTTTGGTCAAAGTGAACTTTTTTGAATTGACAAGATCAATTGCATTGATTTGATAAAGATATACTCCGGAAGATAATCCCGAAGCATTGAATTCAACATTATGATATCCGGCTGGTTTTAATTCATTAACTAATTCAGTTACTTGTTGTCCAAGTATATTGAATACTTTAAGAGTAACTTTACTTTCATTAGGCAATGCGAACCGAATATTCGTAATTGGATTAAACGGATTAGGATAATTCTGCTCTAATGAAAATTCAAGCGGTGTAAAACCCTCATCTTCAATACCGGTAGTAAATCCTGTTGAATCTGCTATTGTAATATCGTCTATAAAATAAGTGTCCCCGTATGGAGTGTATGCTCCAATGCGGAGTATTACATTGTTTTGGCTGAATCCGGAGAGAGAAGCTACAATGTTAACATAATTATTTCCGCTGAATGATTGCTCTTTTACCTTCGTCCAGGTTGAACCAAAATTGTTTGATGCTTCGATAGCTATAAAACCTGTTCCACCATTGGCTTTTTTAGTCCAGAGAGATACATAAGGTTTTGGTGCATTTGCAAGATTCATCGAACCAGCAACTGTTAAGTAAGCATATTGCGAACCACCAGCTGGTTCAAGAGCCCATACTTGAGTTCCGCTGTGAGCATTGGCAATTTTGATATCCCATTGACCATTCAACCAAATAAATTTAGAAACTGAATCAACTTCAACATCATCATTTAATGGTATACCTTGTGTACGTTCATTATTAAATATTTCAACATCATCTATGTGCCAGCCATCCTGATTATTTGATAAATTCGATTGAACAGAGAATCTCAGATAAACTGCATTTGTTGTTCTGAGGTTAACTAAATCAAATACTCTCTGTTCCCAGGTTGATTGAGAATTTCCTGTGAAGCCGGCAAATTTAGTCCAGGTTGCACCGTCTGATGAATATTCTAAAATTCCATAATCACTGCCGGATTGAAAAGAATACTTATGATTGAATCTAAGGGTAGGTCGCGATAAAGCTAAAGTATTCATTTGCAGAGTAATTCTTCTATCTGAATTTGAGCTGTAATTTCCTAATGGACTATCCTCAAGAGCATGTGTTCCACTATGCCCTGGCTCACTTGAATCATCTTGTGTAACGGCCCAAGGAAGATCAGCGGCCCAACCGAAAGTATTTTCAAAAGTTTGAATGAATGGTGCTACCTCACTTACAACATTAAAAGATGTAGATAGGTCTGCTCTGTCAGAACCTTGATTTATGAGCAGTTGGGTATCCTGTTCATAAATCTTAGCATAATACAGTGTATTCATAAATGTGAGATTTGTTAATGTAGTTTCAATTGTAGCTTTATTGAATATATCAAAGACTTTTGTTTCAGTTCTGTTCTGAAGATCTTCAGTAGCATAGTAATCATTTACTGTATTCTGATTTGTTGATATTACAACTCTGTAATGGTCAAAATCATTTGCTGTCGAAATTCCCCATCTTACTTTCATACCATTGTTAGTTGGATTCAGAAGAACTAATGAACGTGGAGTTGGAGCATTATCAATTAATATATCATCAAGATAATACGTATTACCATAAGGAGTATAAAATCCTATTCTCACCATAAAGTTTGCAGTACGAAAGTTAGATAGCGGATATTGAAATCTCTGGTAATTTCCGCTGAATGAATTCTCACCAACTGAAGTCCAGGTATAACCACCATCTCCGGAAGCTTCAACTTTAACATAGCCGGTTCCGGCATCAGCTTTTCGTGCCCAGAATGAAATGTATGGATTTGCTGCTCCAGAAAGATTCATTACACCACCAAGTGTAATATAAGAATAGGTTCCACCGGAAGGTTTTAACGACCACACCTGAGCACCACTGTGTGCATTGGCAAGTTTAAGTTCAAATGCTCCTGCAGTCCATCTATTTATTGTGAATGTATCTGTCTCCACATCATCAAACAGTGGAAATGCAATAGTCTTTGGATTATTCAAAACCTGCACATCATCCAGATGCCAACCATCCTGCTGATTTACGGAGTTTGAAATGACTTTATACCTGAGATAAGCTGTGTTGGAAGTTTGTTTAATAAAACCAATATCATAGGTATCTGATCTCCATTCTCCCCCACTATTGCCTGTATAACCATTTAATGTTACCCAGGTTACATTGTCCGGAGAAACTTCAACTAAACCGTAATCTGAACCTGTTTCAAAAGCATACTTATGATTGAATCGTAAAAGAGGTCTTTGAACACTATTAAGATTAATCATTCCGACAAGTCTTCTATCTGCATTTGCAGGATAATTACCTGAAGGACTATCTTCAAAGGCATGAGTCGGACTATGGCCTGGATCGCCGGCATCATCGGTAGTTACTGCCCACGGAATATCTGCTACCCAGTTGAACGAACCTTCAAATGTTTGGGTAAACGGAGCTACTTCTCCTGTAGCATTAAATGTGGTTGATAAATCAGTTCTTTCGGAACCCTGATTTATAAAATTTTGTGTATCCTCTTCATAAACTTTTGCATAATACAATGTGTTTGTAAATGTAAGATCTGTTAATGTTGTATCAAGTTTAGTCTTGACAAAAATGTCGAATACTCTGGTTTCTTCTCGGTTTTGCGTAACA contains:
- a CDS encoding T9SS type A sorting domain-containing protein, whose protein sequence is MKSFMLFCFLSFLFLAGFLHPQSPGSLSPQNIQVSFPFYDDVEDTATSSTYWTRDASIWKMLAANAHSGSNVWAMLPATGTYQHLTFASAINLSSTVNPYISLWSRKADGGTGYIQIEASTNGGTSWTVIKEGSFNGTQYVRFQGSLLNYRQANVLIRIGCYVPYGNTYYVDDIRIDEAPAPQPILLSNPTENGMNVHWNQSTALDFYRYRIVISTNQNTVNDFNATPVTQNREETRVFDIFVKTKLDTTLTDLTFTNTLYYAKVYEEDTQNFINQGSERTDLSTTFNATGEVAPFTQTFEGSFNWVADIPWAVTTDDAGDPGHSPTHAFEDSPSGNYPANADRRLVGMINLNSVQRPLLRFNHKYAFETGSDYGLVEVSPDNVTWVTLNGYTGNSGGEWRSDTYDIGFIKQTSNTAYLRYKVISNSVNQQDGWHLDDVQVLNNPKTIAFPLFDDVETDTFTINRWTAGAFELKLANAHSGAQVWSLKPSGGTYSYITLGGVMNLSGAANPYISFWARKADAGTGYVKVEASGDGGYTWTSVGENSFSGNYQRFQYPLSNFRTANFMVRIGFYTPYGNTYYLDDILIDNAPTPRSLVLLNPTNNGMKVRWGISTANDFDHYRVVISTNQNTVNDYYATEDLQNRTETKVFDIFNKATIETTLTNLTFMNTLYYAKIYEQDTQLLINQGSDRADLSTSFNVVSEVAPFIQTFENTFGWAADLPWAVTQDDSSEPGHSGTHALEDSPLGNYSSNSDRRITLQMNTLALSRPTLRFNHKYSFQSGSDYGILEYSSDGATWTKFAGFTGNSQSTWEQRVFDLVNLRTTNAVYLRFSVQSNLSNNQDGWHIDDVEIFNNERTQGIPLNDDVEVDSVSKFIWLNGQWDIKIANAHSGTQVWALEPAGGSQYAYLTVAGSMNLANAPKPYVSLWTKKANGGTGFIAIEASNNFGSTWTKVKEQSFSGNNYVNIVASLSGFSQNNVILRIGAYTPYGDTYFIDDITIADSTGFTTGIEDEGFTPLEFSLEQNYPNPFNPITNIRFALPNESKVTLKVFNILGQQVTELVNELKPAGYHNVEFNASGLSSGVYLYQINAIDLVNSKKFTLTKKLILLK